One part of the Denticeps clupeoides chromosome 8, fDenClu1.1, whole genome shotgun sequence genome encodes these proteins:
- the LOC114795565 gene encoding regulating synaptic membrane exocytosis protein 3-like isoform X23, with the protein MAEPIFPAQETVNHLSAKPGVRRQPRSLDKPGCQKPGKKFSDSDRIQPTSILRGSRRKLVALPPLGKAVPGGPVPGSPHLDRTHPHPGPSYPSSAGTPAAARRGRQLPHVPAKSSSIEQALAGDDRAWLPMKVHPCRTPAPSGNSQEQERSSKNKRELYKEQRRSSENVSHKSSDSDVSDVSAISRASSASRISSTSYMSIQSERPRGRIRSKSLEGCESERKERRITWGLNGTEEEQPRRHSDDVHLSRQIRPSSRSMLKSTSVSGEIYTLERTDGSQSDTALGSLGGGGKKRRSSLSARVVAIVGLPSRRSRSTSQLGQTEAVNKKTKGSQIQRSQETGMAVEFPRNAMARQASRESTDGSMNSYSSEGNLIFSGMRLGADSQFSDFLDGLGPGQLVGRQTLATPAMGDVQIGLMDKKGQLEVEVIRARGLTPKPGSKNLPAPYVKVYLLDNGVCKAKKKTKIARKTLDPLYQQSLLFDESPQGKVLQVIVWGDYGRMDHKCFMGVAQILLEELDLSSTVIGWYKLFPPSSLVDPTLAPLTRRASQSSLDSSSGPPGMRS; encoded by the exons AATACAGCCGACCTCTATCTTGAGAGGCTCTAGACGGAAACTGGTGGCCCTGCCCCCGCTGGGCAAGGCGGTCCCTGGGGGGCCCGTCCCAGGCTCGCCCCATCTGGACAG AACGCATCCACACCCCGGGCCTTCGTACCCGTCGTCTGCGGGGACCCCCGCGGCAGCACGCAGGGGCAGGCAGCTGCCACACGTTCCTGCCAAAAGCAGCAGCATAGAACAAG CCCTTGCTGGAGACGACAGAGCTTGGTTGCCGATGAAGGTTCATCCCTGCAGAACTCCGGCCCCCTCCGGTAACAGCCAGGAGCAAGAGCGGTCGTCCAAGAACAAACGCGAG CTGTACAAGGAGCAGCGGCGGAGCTCTGAAAACGTGTCTCACAAGTCCTCAGACAGTGACGTCAGTGACGTGTCAGCCATCTCTCGAGCCAGCAGTGCCTCTCGGATCAGCAGCACCAGCTATATGTCCATCCAGTCAGAACGGCCAAGGGGCAGAATCAG ATCTAAGTCACTAGAAGGCTGTGAGAGtgagaggaaggagaggaggataACGTGGGGGTTGAACGGAACCGAGGAAGAGCAGCCGAGAAGGCACTCTGATGATGTACACCTGAG TCGTCAGATACGTCCCTCAAGCCGTAGCATGCTGAAGAGCACAAGTGTGAGCGGCGAGATCTACACTCTGGAGCGCACAGATGGCAGCCAGTCGGACACGGCTCTGGGATCGCTGGGAGGCGGCGGGAAGAAGCGTCGCTCCAGTCTGAGCGCTCGGGTGGTCGCCATCGTGGGCCTTCCGTCCCGACGCAGCCGGAGCACCTCGCAGCTCGGCCAGACAG AGGCCGTCAATAAGAAGACGAAGGGGAGCCAGATCCAGCGCAGTCAGGAGACGGGCATGGCGGTGGAGTTCCCGCGCAACGCCATGGCGCGGCAGGCCAGTCGCGAGTCCACAGATGGCAGCATGAACAGCTACAGCTCCGAGGGGAA CCTGATCTTCTCAGGAATGAGGCTTGGTGCCGACAGCCAGTTCAGTGACTTCCTGGATGGCCTTGGACCTGGCCAGCTTGTCGGGAGGCAAACCCTGGCCACGCCTGCCATGG GAGATGTTCAGATTGGCCTGATGGATAAGAAAGGTCAATTAGAGGTTGAGGTGATCAGGGCCCGTGGCCTTACACCCAAACCAGGATCCAAAAATCTCCCAG CTCCCTACGTCAAGGTCTACTTACTCGATAATGGGGTGTGCAAAGccaaaaagaaaaccaagatTGCACGGAAAACCCTCGACCCATTATACCAGCAATCGCTGCTTTTTGACGAGAGTCCGCAGGGTAAAGTTCTCCAG GTGATTGTCTGGGGTGACTACGGCCGAATGGACCACAAATGCTTCATGGGAGTTGCACAGATCCtactggaggagctggacctCTCTAGCACAGTGATTGGCTGGTACAAACTCTTTCCCCCTTCGTCATTGGTGGACCCGACGTTAGCACCCCTCACTCGTCGTGCTTCCCAGTCATCACTTGATAGCTCTTCGGGACCGCCGGGCATGCGATCCTAG